Proteins encoded together in one Oxalobacteraceae sp. CFBP 8761 window:
- a CDS encoding insulinase family protein, whose protein sequence is MVPLMLAAAPASGPAQAQPPAPASSPAAAPVPSIAFDKLVLPNGLQVILVEDKRLPIVAVNLWYHVGPANEAPGLTGFAHLFEHMMFAATAHIPRGMADRLLEGAGATDSNGGTGYDSTSYYDTVPSNQLELALWVHADRMGYLLDVLDQQALTNQQDVVRNERRQTVEGEPYGIVEEALARTLFPQGHPYAASIIGSHADIQSARLEDVRAFFTQYYGPNNASLVIAGDIDKQSVRELVTRYFGGLRRGPDVVRPHVVTPPITAERRVVVRDRVELPRVFMGWLTPPAYQPGDAELMVAATILGGGKSSRLYKSLVYERQIAQDVSASQGSLGLASTFVIDVTARADHTPQEIEAAIDAELALLRTEGPTAREVERARNSLETSLLASLEKLGGDGLAEQLNHYNLYTGDPGYLDKDLARLRRIDAAAVQRAVQTWLPQQARAVVTGVPGKPKVDDPRAGKPARAAAVPKPVAPVNVAEAWRATPPTAGPAPRFRQPLGETFTLANGLTVIHYRNPALPLVSSQLVVRSGGAANPSDLPGLAGFTAQMLEEGTATRSAPAIADDIAQLGAFMDTGSSDDVSTVSLLALTSTFARALEIVADIVQRPAFPAAEIERQRQDRLGALTQQRDDPETVAALAAAGALFGAGHPKGYGQLGLEPAIRRTTRDDIVGFWRRHYVPSNAALVVTGDITRAELEALAQAQFGGWTAFDAPAAAVGPAKPTAARLVVIDQPDAGQTALQVATMGPARDTPDFPALQIMNGVLGGMFSSRLNNNLRETRGLTYGIHSHFDYDRQPAPFSVEASVQQDATGEAVREILREVALLREQPISSDELTAARNAQLLSLPGQFETNADIGASLTELFVYGLPPDYYDNLATHLANVGVDDVQAVARRWLDPDRMIVVAVGERRKILPQLQKLGLGQPEIRDDDGQVSDKPRH, encoded by the coding sequence ATGGTCCCGCTGATGCTGGCCGCTGCGCCGGCCTCCGGCCCGGCCCAGGCGCAGCCCCCCGCCCCTGCGTCGTCACCGGCAGCCGCGCCGGTGCCGTCGATCGCTTTTGACAAGCTGGTGCTGCCCAACGGGCTGCAAGTCATCCTGGTCGAAGACAAGCGCCTGCCGATCGTGGCCGTGAACCTGTGGTACCACGTCGGCCCGGCCAACGAAGCGCCCGGCCTGACGGGCTTTGCCCACTTGTTCGAGCACATGATGTTCGCGGCCACCGCGCACATCCCGCGCGGCATGGCCGACCGCCTGCTCGAAGGCGCCGGCGCGACCGACAGCAATGGCGGCACGGGGTACGACAGCACCAGCTATTACGATACCGTGCCGTCGAACCAGCTTGAACTGGCGCTGTGGGTACACGCCGACCGCATGGGCTACCTGCTCGACGTGCTCGACCAGCAGGCGCTGACCAACCAGCAGGACGTGGTGCGCAACGAGCGGCGCCAGACCGTCGAGGGCGAGCCGTACGGCATCGTCGAGGAAGCGCTGGCGCGCACGCTGTTCCCGCAGGGGCACCCGTACGCGGCCTCGATCATCGGTTCGCACGCCGACATCCAGAGCGCACGCCTGGAAGACGTGCGCGCCTTCTTCACCCAGTACTACGGTCCCAACAACGCCAGCCTGGTGATCGCCGGCGACATCGACAAGCAGAGCGTGCGTGAGCTGGTCACGCGCTACTTCGGCGGCCTGCGCCGTGGGCCGGACGTGGTGCGCCCGCACGTGGTCACGCCCCCGATCACGGCCGAACGCCGCGTCGTTGTGCGCGACCGCGTCGAGCTGCCGCGCGTGTTCATGGGCTGGCTCACGCCGCCGGCCTATCAACCGGGCGACGCCGAACTGATGGTGGCGGCCACGATCCTGGGCGGCGGCAAGTCGAGCCGCCTGTACAAGTCACTTGTCTACGAACGCCAGATCGCGCAGGACGTCTCGGCCTCGCAAGGCTCACTGGGCCTGGCGTCGACCTTCGTCATCGACGTGACGGCGCGCGCCGACCACACGCCGCAAGAGATCGAAGCGGCGATCGACGCCGAACTGGCCCTGCTCCGCACCGAAGGCCCGACGGCGCGCGAGGTCGAACGCGCGCGCAACAGCCTGGAAACGTCGCTGCTGGCGTCGCTCGAAAAGCTGGGCGGCGATGGCCTGGCCGAGCAGCTCAATCACTACAACCTGTACACGGGCGACCCGGGCTACCTGGACAAGGACCTGGCGCGCCTGCGCCGCATCGACGCCGCCGCCGTCCAGCGCGCAGTGCAGACCTGGCTGCCGCAGCAGGCGCGCGCCGTCGTCACGGGCGTGCCGGGCAAGCCGAAGGTGGACGATCCGCGCGCCGGCAAGCCTGCCCGCGCCGCTGCCGTGCCAAAGCCGGTAGCCCCGGTCAACGTGGCCGAAGCGTGGCGCGCGACGCCGCCAACAGCCGGCCCGGCGCCGCGCTTCAGGCAGCCGCTTGGCGAGACCTTCACGCTGGCCAATGGCCTGACCGTCATCCACTACCGCAATCCGGCGCTGCCGCTCGTGTCGAGCCAGCTCGTGGTGCGCAGCGGCGGCGCCGCCAATCCATCCGACCTGCCCGGCCTGGCCGGTTTTACCGCCCAGATGCTGGAAGAAGGCACGGCCACGCGCAGTGCACCCGCCATCGCCGACGACATCGCCCAGCTGGGCGCGTTCATGGACACGGGCAGCAGCGACGACGTCTCCACCGTCTCGCTGCTGGCCCTGACGTCCACCTTTGCGCGCGCGCTGGAAATCGTCGCCGACATCGTCCAGCGCCCGGCATTCCCGGCCGCCGAGATCGAGCGCCAGCGCCAGGACCGCCTCGGCGCGCTCACGCAGCAGCGCGACGACCCGGAAACCGTCGCCGCGCTGGCGGCGGCGGGCGCACTGTTCGGCGCTGGCCATCCGAAAGGCTATGGCCAGCTTGGCCTGGAGCCGGCCATCCGGCGCACGACGCGGGATGACATCGTGGGCTTCTGGCGTCGCCACTACGTGCCGTCGAACGCGGCGCTGGTGGTCACGGGCGACATCACGCGCGCCGAACTGGAAGCGCTGGCGCAGGCGCAGTTCGGCGGCTGGACGGCGTTTGATGCCCCAGCGGCTGCGGTTGGCCCGGCCAAACCGACCGCTGCGCGCCTGGTCGTGATCGATCAGCCGGACGCCGGCCAGACGGCGCTGCAGGTGGCGACGATGGGCCCGGCGCGCGACACGCCCGACTTCCCGGCGCTGCAAATCATGAACGGGGTGCTGGGCGGGATGTTCTCGAGCCGGCTCAACAACAATCTGCGCGAAACGCGCGGGCTGACGTATGGCATCCATTCACACTTCGACTACGACCGCCAGCCGGCGCCGTTTTCGGTGGAAGCGAGCGTGCAGCAGGATGCGACCGGCGAAGCGGTGCGCGAAATCCTGCGCGAAGTCGCGCTGCTGCGCGAGCAGCCGATCTCCAGCGACGAATTGACAGCGGCGCGCAATGCGCAGCTGTTGTCGCTGCCGGGGCAGTTCGAGACCAATGCCGACATCGGCGCGAGCCTGACGGAGTTGTTCGTCTACGGGTTACCGCCGGATTACTACGACAACCTGGCCACGCACCTGGCCAATGTCGGCGTCGACGACGTGCAGGCGGTGGCGCGCCGCTGGCTCGATCCGGACCGGATGATCGTGGTGGCGGTGGGCGAACGGCGCAAGATCCTGCCGCAGTTGCAGAAGCTGGGGCTGGGGCAGCCAGAGATTCGGGATGACGATGGGCAGGTGAGCGACAAGCCACGCCACTGA
- a CDS encoding CinA family protein — protein MESHGQPVRRLHKETHVTHELTDLANQVSQTLGAKKMMLATAESCTGGGIAQALTDIAGSSDWFDRGFVTYSNTAKNDMLDVSDAVIAQFGAVSEEVAAAMAAGAVANSSADVAVSTTGIAGPSGGVPGKPIGTVCFGWAQGDRVQTERLVFQGDRQAVRAQAVAHALRGLLRFVE, from the coding sequence ATGGAATCACACGGACAGCCCGTCCGCCGACTGCACAAGGAGACGCACGTGACGCATGAACTTACCGATCTTGCAAATCAGGTCAGCCAGACGCTTGGCGCCAAAAAAATGATGCTGGCCACGGCCGAATCCTGTACCGGCGGCGGCATCGCCCAGGCGCTCACCGACATTGCCGGCTCGAGCGACTGGTTCGATCGCGGCTTCGTCACCTATTCGAACACGGCCAAGAACGACATGCTCGATGTCTCCGACGCCGTCATCGCCCAGTTCGGCGCCGTCAGCGAAGAAGTGGCCGCAGCCATGGCCGCGGGCGCCGTCGCCAACAGCAGCGCCGACGTGGCGGTCTCGACCACCGGCATCGCCGGTCCGAGCGGCGGCGTGCCCGGCAAGCCGATTGGCACCGTGTGCTTCGGCTGGGCGCAGGGCGACCGCGTGCAGACCGAGCGTCTGGTGTTCCAGGGCGACCGCCAGGCCGTGCGCGCGCAGGCTGTGGCGCATGCGCTGCGCGGGCTGCTGCGCTTTGTCGAATAG
- a CDS encoding response regulator, whose protein sequence is MSRQRSIRKKLVAMVMTTTLVALLVSIALVVAYDLRSYHHTLVNDLSTDAELVGHMTSAALTFDDPRLANEDLLLLRASPLVRGAAIYDARGQLFASYSAAGEQRPAPQRLEQIDESGNGIMVVSQPIVENGETVGTVVMRAENRMLARFIDYLAIAVGVTLIAMAIAYLLMRRFGRVLTSPIIAITEVARDVVATRDYSRRAPRIGDDEAAELADSFNAMLTEIEGRTRELEDSHNATLRTATERSHAQQEVMRLNEQLEQRVDERTLQLALANAELANANEEARSANQAKSAFLSSMSHELRTPLNAILGFAQILTSDTLPSTLEQKKEFANHILKSGRHLLTLINEILDLAKVESGTITLSMEPVALADILLECRTMIEPIAATRKVRVLFPDVDGAVVMADRTRLKQVMLNLLSNAVKYNRDEGAVVLTCDQTTPTRMRLSIQDTGNGLNPEQVASLFQPFNRLGQESGTQEGTGIGLVVTKRLVELMGGEIGVTSSPGVGSVFWIELASTAPRTSSLAERAAPGGGGATSPASTSDTAPRLLLYVEDNPANLRLVEEIVAFRRELRLLSAHDGHLGLQLARAHRPDIILMDLNLPGMSGFEVLRQLGADPETADIPVIALTANAMPRDIERGVAAGFHRYLTKPIDIEKFTEAINSTLAEGPDLAASGERNHP, encoded by the coding sequence ATGAGCCGCCAGCGCTCGATTCGCAAGAAGCTGGTAGCAATGGTGATGACGACCACACTCGTCGCACTGCTGGTCTCGATCGCCCTGGTGGTGGCCTATGACCTGCGCAGCTATCACCACACGCTCGTCAATGACCTGTCGACCGACGCCGAACTGGTCGGCCACATGACGTCTGCCGCACTCACGTTCGACGACCCGCGCCTTGCCAACGAAGACCTGCTGCTGCTGCGGGCCAGTCCCCTGGTGCGCGGCGCCGCGATCTACGATGCGCGCGGCCAGCTGTTCGCGTCCTATTCGGCTGCCGGTGAACAGCGGCCCGCGCCGCAGCGGCTCGAACAGATCGACGAAAGCGGCAACGGCATCATGGTGGTCAGCCAGCCGATCGTCGAAAATGGCGAGACGGTCGGCACGGTCGTGATGCGCGCCGAGAACCGCATGCTGGCGCGCTTCATCGATTACCTTGCCATCGCCGTTGGCGTGACCCTGATCGCAATGGCGATCGCCTACCTGCTCATGCGCCGCTTCGGGCGCGTGCTCACGTCGCCGATCATCGCGATCACCGAAGTGGCGCGCGACGTGGTGGCCACGCGCGACTATTCGCGCCGCGCGCCGCGTATCGGCGACGACGAGGCGGCCGAGCTGGCCGACTCGTTCAACGCCATGCTGACGGAGATCGAAGGCCGCACGCGCGAGCTCGAAGATTCGCACAACGCCACCCTGCGCACCGCCACCGAGCGCTCGCACGCCCAGCAAGAGGTGATGCGCCTGAACGAGCAGCTCGAGCAGCGCGTCGATGAGCGCACGCTGCAGCTGGCGCTGGCCAACGCCGAACTGGCCAACGCCAACGAAGAAGCGCGCAGCGCCAACCAGGCCAAGTCGGCGTTTTTGTCGTCGATGAGCCACGAGCTGCGCACGCCGCTCAATGCGATCCTGGGCTTTGCCCAGATCCTGACCTCCGACACGCTGCCGTCGACGCTCGAGCAAAAGAAGGAATTTGCCAACCACATCCTCAAGTCGGGCCGGCACCTGCTCACGCTGATCAACGAAATCCTCGACCTGGCCAAGGTCGAATCGGGCACCATCACGCTGTCGATGGAACCGGTTGCGCTGGCCGACATCCTGCTCGAGTGCCGCACGATGATCGAGCCGATCGCCGCCACGCGCAAGGTGCGGGTGCTGTTCCCGGACGTTGACGGCGCCGTGGTGATGGCCGACCGCACGCGCCTCAAGCAAGTGATGCTCAATCTGCTGTCAAATGCCGTCAAGTACAACCGCGACGAGGGCGCCGTGGTGCTCACGTGCGACCAGACCACGCCCACGCGCATGCGCCTGTCGATTCAGGACACCGGCAACGGGCTCAATCCCGAGCAGGTCGCGAGCCTGTTCCAGCCGTTCAACCGGCTGGGCCAGGAGTCGGGCACGCAGGAAGGCACCGGTATCGGCCTGGTGGTGACCAAGCGCCTGGTGGAGCTGATGGGCGGCGAGATCGGCGTGACCAGCAGCCCGGGCGTGGGCAGCGTGTTCTGGATCGAGCTGGCCAGCACCGCGCCGCGCACGTCCAGCCTGGCCGAACGCGCCGCCCCCGGCGGCGGCGGGGCGACCTCGCCCGCTTCCACATCCGACACCGCGCCGCGCCTGCTGCTGTATGTCGAGGACAACCCGGCCAACCTGCGCCTGGTCGAAGAGATCGTGGCGTTCCGGCGCGAGCTGCGCCTGCTGTCGGCGCACGACGGCCATCTGGGCCTGCAACTGGCGCGGGCGCACCGCCCCGACATCATCCTGATGGACCTGAACCTGCCCGGCATGAGCGGCTTCGAGGTGCTGCGCCAGCTGGGGGCGGACCCGGAAACCGCGGACATCCCGGTGATTGCGCTGACCGCCAATGCCATGCCGCGCGATATCGAGCGCGGCGTGGCAGCGGGCTTTCACCGCTACCTGACCAAGCCGATCGACATCGAGAAATTCACTGAAGCGATCAACAGCACCCTGGCGGAGGGCCCTGACCTGGCCGCGTCAGGCGAAAGGAACCACCCATGA
- a CDS encoding EAL domain-containing protein, with protein MISLSDIRRARILVVDDEPVNVQLLEYLLKTTGYENVTSTFDPRQVVALHLKHRFDLIILDLHMPGMDGFDVMEALKPLESDSWLPVLVVTAEPDKKLAALEAGARDFIGKPFDTVEVMTRIRNLLEVRLLHRESLDYGSELERQVRERTAELARFRGAMDATPDALFLIDTASMAMVDVSEGACRMLGFSRDALLRIDPVALGLASRTQLERHMGAAAQGGRPEPDIVETDLLRAGGEGSVPVEISWKLQDPEGQRNAQRMLIAVARDISERLQAQERLRHAASYDALTGLPNRTLFFENLRGTIELAQDKNWRVAVLCITLDRFKVINDSLGTAPGDELLRQFSTRLVRCVKVRDSVGRLGGDEFALILTMPREQQDAVNMANEVRESLRLPFDLHGQQAALTASIGIAMYPDDTIDPGTLVKYADTAMVRAKEAGRDGYRFFTAGMNVQVLARLDLELALRGALADNQFVLHYQPKLELNTGRIAGSEALLRWNRPGYGLVYPAEFVPVMEETGLVVRVGDWIINEACRQIAAWNAEGVRDVRVAVNVSSRQFVEGDLEDVVRSALERHGIEAGLLELELTESALMQNVERTTAVLTRLKALGIRIAIDDFGTGYSSLAYLKRFPIDKLKIDIAFVRDIITNPDDAAIALAIISMAHSLHMQVVAEGVETRAQMAYLRRNRCDEIQGFYFSRALPAAQLAKLVVSNRANPNEPPEVIDNVQTLLIVDDDVNVLAALHRLFRRDGYRVLTASSSSEGFELLALYHVHVILCDQRMPVMSGTEFLSKVKEMYPETIRIILSGDTGVEAVLDSINRGAIYRFYTKPWDDMELRDNIRLAFRHYWMTHGPYDDRKAPREGDAPTHGDTAHQAPLK; from the coding sequence ATGATTTCCCTGTCCGACATCAGACGGGCCCGCATTCTGGTCGTCGATGACGAACCGGTCAACGTCCAGCTGCTCGAATATCTCCTGAAGACCACGGGCTATGAAAACGTCACCTCGACATTCGATCCGCGCCAGGTCGTCGCGCTGCACCTGAAGCACCGTTTCGACCTGATCATCCTCGACCTGCACATGCCCGGCATGGACGGCTTCGACGTGATGGAAGCGCTGAAACCCCTGGAGAGCGATTCGTGGCTGCCGGTGCTGGTGGTGACGGCCGAACCGGACAAGAAACTGGCGGCGCTCGAAGCCGGCGCGCGCGACTTCATCGGCAAGCCGTTCGACACGGTCGAGGTCATGACGCGGATCCGCAACCTGCTCGAGGTGCGCCTGCTGCACCGCGAATCCCTTGACTACGGCAGCGAACTCGAACGCCAGGTGCGCGAGCGCACTGCCGAACTGGCGCGCTTTCGGGGCGCCATGGACGCCACGCCCGATGCGCTGTTCCTGATCGACACGGCCAGCATGGCGATGGTCGACGTCTCCGAAGGCGCCTGCCGCATGCTGGGTTTTTCGCGCGACGCGCTGCTGCGCATCGATCCGGTGGCGCTGGGCCTGGCCTCGCGCACGCAGCTCGAGCGCCACATGGGTGCGGCGGCGCAGGGTGGGCGGCCCGAACCCGACATCGTCGAGACCGACCTGCTGCGCGCCGGCGGCGAAGGCTCGGTGCCGGTAGAAATCAGCTGGAAGCTGCAAGACCCGGAAGGGCAGCGAAACGCCCAGCGCATGCTCATTGCCGTGGCGCGCGACATCAGCGAACGCCTGCAAGCCCAGGAACGGCTGCGCCACGCGGCCAGCTACGACGCGCTGACCGGCCTGCCGAACCGCACGCTGTTCTTTGAAAACCTGCGTGGCACGATCGAGCTGGCCCAGGACAAGAACTGGCGCGTGGCGGTGCTGTGCATCACGCTCGACCGCTTCAAGGTGATCAACGATTCGCTCGGCACTGCGCCGGGCGACGAGCTGCTGCGCCAGTTCAGCACGCGCCTGGTGCGCTGCGTGAAGGTGCGCGATTCGGTCGGGCGCCTGGGCGGCGATGAATTCGCGTTGATCCTGACGATGCCGCGCGAGCAGCAGGATGCCGTGAACATGGCCAACGAAGTACGCGAATCGCTGCGCCTGCCGTTCGACCTGCACGGCCAGCAGGCCGCGCTCACGGCCAGCATCGGCATCGCGATGTACCCGGACGACACGATCGACCCCGGCACGCTGGTCAAGTACGCCGACACGGCCATGGTGCGGGCCAAGGAAGCGGGGCGCGACGGCTACCGCTTCTTCACCGCCGGCATGAACGTGCAGGTGCTGGCGCGCCTGGACCTCGAACTGGCGCTGCGCGGCGCGCTGGCGGACAACCAGTTTGTGCTGCACTACCAGCCCAAGCTGGAACTCAATACGGGCCGCATTGCCGGCAGCGAAGCGCTCTTGCGCTGGAACCGGCCCGGCTATGGCCTCGTGTATCCGGCCGAATTCGTGCCGGTGATGGAAGAGACGGGCCTGGTCGTGCGCGTGGGCGACTGGATCATCAACGAAGCCTGCCGCCAGATCGCTGCCTGGAACGCGGAGGGTGTGCGCGACGTGCGGGTGGCGGTGAACGTCTCAAGCCGCCAGTTCGTCGAGGGCGACCTGGAAGACGTGGTGCGCAGCGCCCTCGAACGCCATGGGATCGAGGCGGGCCTGCTTGAACTGGAGCTGACCGAAAGCGCGCTGATGCAAAATGTCGAGCGCACGACGGCGGTACTCACGCGCCTGAAGGCGCTGGGAATCCGCATCGCGATCGACGACTTCGGCACCGGCTATTCGAGCCTGGCCTACCTGAAGCGCTTCCCGATCGACAAGCTCAAGATCGACATCGCATTCGTGCGCGACATCATCACCAATCCGGACGATGCGGCGATTGCGCTGGCCATCATCAGCATGGCGCACAGCCTGCACATGCAGGTGGTTGCCGAAGGCGTCGAGACTCGCGCCCAGATGGCCTACCTGCGGCGCAACCGCTGCGATGAAATCCAGGGCTTCTACTTTTCGCGCGCGCTGCCGGCGGCACAGCTAGCCAAGCTCGTGGTGTCGAACCGCGCCAATCCGAACGAGCCGCCGGAAGTCATCGACAACGTGCAGACGCTGCTCATCGTCGACGACGATGTGAACGTGCTGGCTGCGCTGCACCGGCTGTTCCGGCGCGACGGCTACCGCGTGCTGACGGCATCGTCATCGAGCGAAGGCTTCGAACTGCTGGCCCTGTACCACGTGCACGTGATCCTGTGCGACCAGCGCATGCCGGTGATGAGCGGGACCGAGTTTCTCAGCAAGGTCAAGGAGATGTATCCGGAAACGATCCGCATCATCCTGTCGGGCGATACGGGCGTGGAGGCGGTGCTCGATTCGATCAACCGCGGCGCGATCTACCGCTTCTATACCAAGCCGTGGGACGACATGGAACTGCGCGACAATATTAGGCTGGCGTTTCGCCATTACTGGATGACGCATGGGCCGTATGACGACCGCAAGGCGCCGCGCGAAGGCGATGCTCCCACGCACGGGGACACCGCGCATCAGGCGCCGCTGAAGTGA
- the thiL gene encoding thiamine-phosphate kinase, with amino-acid sequence MLSEFDLIKRYFKRDQPGRAPLGIGDDCALLAITPGRQLAISSDMLVEDRHFFAGADPRMLGHKALAVNLSDLAAMGARPVAFTLALALPEANPDWLAGFSQGLFALADAHGCELIGGDTTRGPLNICITVFGELLPGHALRRDAAQAGDDIWISGTLGDARLALAGYWNELELDPALHAEAATRMHLPTPRVALGLALASLPVAHAALDISDGLVGDLGHILQASRVGATLDVDALPAGPVLAQQAPALRRRFTAAGGDDYELCFTAPRAAREAVLAAGAQAGTPVTRVGTIDAAPGLRLVDAHGVALDLALSGWDHFSGA; translated from the coding sequence ATGCTCTCCGAATTCGACCTCATCAAGCGCTACTTCAAGCGCGACCAGCCTGGCCGCGCGCCTCTGGGCATCGGCGACGACTGCGCCCTGCTCGCCATCACGCCGGGGCGCCAGCTTGCCATCTCGTCCGACATGCTGGTGGAAGACCGCCACTTCTTTGCCGGCGCCGACCCACGCATGCTGGGCCACAAGGCGCTGGCCGTGAATCTGTCCGATCTGGCCGCCATGGGCGCGCGCCCCGTCGCTTTTACCCTGGCGCTCGCCCTGCCCGAGGCCAACCCGGACTGGCTCGCCGGCTTCTCGCAAGGCCTGTTCGCCCTGGCCGACGCGCATGGGTGCGAGCTGATCGGGGGCGACACGACCAGAGGGCCGCTGAACATTTGCATCACCGTGTTCGGCGAACTGTTGCCCGGCCACGCGCTGCGGCGCGATGCGGCGCAGGCGGGTGACGACATCTGGATCTCGGGCACGCTGGGCGATGCGCGCTTGGCGCTGGCGGGCTACTGGAACGAACTCGAACTCGACCCGGCATTGCATGCAGAGGCGGCCACACGCATGCACCTGCCGACGCCGCGCGTGGCCCTCGGCCTGGCGCTGGCCAGCCTGCCGGTTGCCCATGCAGCGCTGGATATCTCGGACGGCCTGGTGGGCGACCTTGGCCACATCCTGCAAGCCTCGCGGGTGGGCGCGACGCTCGACGTCGATGCGCTGCCGGCCGGCCCGGTGCTGGCGCAGCAGGCGCCGGCATTGCGGCGGCGCTTCACGGCGGCCGGCGGCGACGATTACGAGTTGTGCTTTACCGCGCCGCGCGCCGCGCGCGAGGCCGTGCTGGCGGCAGGGGCACAGGCCGGCACGCCGGTCACGCGGGTGGGCACGATCGACGCCGCACCCGGACTGCGCCTGGTCGATGCGCACGGCGTGGCGCTCGATCTGGCGCTGTCAGGCTGGGATCACTTCAGCGGCGCCTGA